The Persicobacter psychrovividus genome window below encodes:
- a CDS encoding glycoside hydrolase family protein codes for MFNKILYFMLFIIPMQLFGQASALGELGQAPVGGGFEMDGYWVWGSSVVKGEDDKYHMYASRWPDYLKFHPGWMIASEIIHAVADTPEGPYQFSDVALGDRGAQFWDGRSCHNPKIVKHNQAYILFYMGSTHPFEKLNEHNADLLTLESKWCIAGRWNKRIGVAISKSPYGPWERLDKPILDVKPNSFYSFLTSNPSPLIEEDGSVILLFKGRSYQQDSITHSGMAIGMATAKSYRGPYTVTSDEPIFSAETFGEVEDPHLWKDQQGYHMIAKDMTGKIVKKRHAGLLAHSQDAKHWTLDKDPLAYTRTVRWDDGHEQLQGQLERPFVLIEENRPTHLFFATMDGKGGFHNGKKSWNMVIPLINKQ; via the coding sequence ATGTTTAATAAAATTTTATACTTTATGCTGTTCATTATTCCAATGCAGCTATTTGGACAGGCGTCCGCTCTTGGCGAGCTCGGCCAAGCACCGGTTGGGGGCGGATTTGAGATGGATGGATACTGGGTATGGGGCAGTTCGGTGGTGAAAGGGGAGGATGATAAATACCATATGTATGCTTCCCGATGGCCGGATTATTTAAAGTTTCATCCTGGCTGGATGATTGCCTCCGAAATTATTCATGCGGTAGCAGATACCCCTGAAGGGCCTTATCAATTTAGTGATGTGGCTTTGGGAGATCGGGGAGCGCAGTTTTGGGATGGTCGTTCCTGTCATAATCCAAAAATTGTCAAGCACAATCAAGCGTATATTCTCTTTTATATGGGATCTACTCACCCTTTTGAAAAGCTTAATGAACATAATGCAGATCTACTTACCCTTGAGAGTAAGTGGTGCATTGCCGGAAGATGGAACAAACGAATCGGTGTGGCAATATCGAAAAGTCCCTATGGACCATGGGAGCGGCTTGATAAACCAATTTTGGATGTCAAACCTAATTCATTTTACAGCTTTCTGACCTCCAATCCTTCGCCCTTAATTGAAGAAGATGGGTCGGTTATTTTGTTGTTTAAAGGGCGAAGCTATCAGCAGGATTCAATTACGCACTCTGGTATGGCTATCGGCATGGCGACCGCCAAATCTTATCGAGGACCATATACGGTAACCTCTGATGAGCCCATTTTCTCAGCCGAAACTTTCGGAGAGGTTGAAGACCCTCACCTGTGGAAAGATCAGCAGGGATATCATATGATTGCCAAAGATATGACGGGAAAGATCGTCAAAAAAAGACATGCCGGATTATTGGCTCATTCTCAGGATGCAAAACATTGGACACTGGACAAAGATCCTTTAGCGTACACACGAACCGTCCGTTGGGATGATGGGCATGAGCAATTGCAGGGACAGCTCGAGCGGCCATTTGTTTTGATTGAAGAGAACAGGCCAACCCACTTGTTTTTTGCCACCATGGATGGTAAAGGAGGATTTCATAACGGTAAGAAAAGTTGGAATATGGTAATCCCATTAATAAACAAGCAATAA
- a CDS encoding sulfatase-like hydrolase/transferase — translation MISNFFRKTALALAAIAIFGSCNQAKKKPNFLFVLVDDQTPFDLKVYNASSPLNSPAIDKLAEEGVVIDAARHMGSMNGAVCTPSRHMIMTGRSVWHLPKSAEFQNQTAADPLDTMSIGAIFNRAGYKTMRTCKAGNSYPGANKQFSVVKDKTKRGSTDETGSAWHAEQVLNYLDGRVAQKEEAPFFIYFGFSHPHDTRNGKPDLLKKYGAVNHKSSKHLPALNPNQPPLPDNYLTEHPFFHGHPDLRDEERVSGVWKNRDEATIRNEQGRELACSENIDIQLAKVLDRLEQMGELENTYIIYTSDHGIALGRHGLMGKQNLYEHSLRVPFIVKGPGVKQGKRVKGNVYLSDILPTVCDLAEIPIPETVEGKSMVPLLDGSQETIREVMYGVYAGGTKPGMRTVIKDGWKLIKYDLMQGQIQQTQLFNLEQNSHEYLPEHKRSHPMETNLADKPEYALKRQEMEQLLLEQMQAHDDPYRLWDQTDASVAVTQ, via the coding sequence ATGATATCTAATTTTTTCAGAAAAACCGCCCTGGCCCTCGCTGCCATCGCCATTTTTGGATCTTGTAATCAAGCCAAGAAGAAGCCTAATTTTTTATTCGTTCTTGTGGACGATCAAACTCCTTTTGACCTGAAGGTGTATAATGCCTCCTCACCATTAAATAGCCCTGCGATTGATAAGCTTGCAGAAGAGGGTGTGGTGATTGATGCGGCAAGGCACATGGGCTCGATGAATGGAGCAGTTTGTACCCCATCTCGGCACATGATCATGACAGGCCGTAGTGTATGGCACTTACCCAAAAGTGCCGAATTTCAAAATCAAACAGCAGCAGACCCGCTCGATACCATGAGTATTGGGGCGATATTCAACCGAGCAGGATACAAAACGATGAGAACCTGCAAGGCTGGTAATTCTTACCCGGGAGCCAACAAACAATTCAGTGTTGTAAAAGATAAAACCAAAAGAGGGAGCACGGATGAAACAGGAAGTGCTTGGCATGCTGAGCAGGTGTTAAATTACCTTGATGGTCGTGTAGCGCAAAAAGAAGAAGCACCATTTTTCATCTATTTTGGTTTCTCACATCCGCATGATACCCGAAATGGCAAACCCGACTTGTTGAAAAAATATGGGGCGGTAAACCATAAATCTTCCAAGCATTTGCCTGCACTCAATCCTAATCAGCCACCGCTGCCAGATAATTATTTAACTGAACACCCGTTTTTTCATGGGCATCCGGACTTACGTGATGAAGAGCGGGTGAGTGGGGTTTGGAAAAACCGGGATGAAGCGACCATACGAAATGAGCAGGGAAGAGAATTGGCCTGTTCAGAAAATATTGATATACAGTTGGCTAAAGTATTGGATAGGCTTGAGCAAATGGGGGAGCTTGAGAATACATACATCATTTATACCTCAGATCATGGGATTGCACTTGGACGACATGGGCTGATGGGAAAGCAGAATTTGTATGAGCATAGTCTGCGGGTGCCCTTTATTGTCAAGGGGCCAGGCGTAAAGCAAGGAAAGCGGGTGAAGGGTAATGTGTATTTATCTGATATTTTGCCCACGGTTTGCGATTTGGCAGAAATTCCTATTCCTGAAACGGTGGAAGGAAAAAGCATGGTTCCACTACTGGATGGTTCGCAGGAAACCATCAGGGAGGTAATGTATGGGGTGTATGCAGGAGGCACTAAGCCGGGGATGCGAACGGTCATAAAAGACGGATGGAAGCTGATCAAATATGATTTGATGCAGGGGCAAATACAACAGACCCAATTGTTCAATTTGGAGCAAAATTCCCACGAGTATTTACCTGAGCATAAGCGGAGCCACCCGATGGAGACCAATTTGGCAGATAAGCCAGAATACGCACTAAAGCGTCAGGAAATGGAACAGTTGTTATTGGAGCAAATGCAAGCCCATGACGACCCTTATCGTTTGTGGGATCAAACGGATGCTTCTGTTGCTGTTACCCAATAG